A genomic window from Montipora capricornis isolate CH-2021 chromosome 8, ASM3666992v2, whole genome shotgun sequence includes:
- the LOC138013974 gene encoding collagen triple helix repeat-containing protein 1-like, with protein MSWEAIIGIYSVYCSMELKLPLIDEFTFLSASWQSSSICRCGIPGMHGKPGSPGFPGRDGRDGRDGPKGDQVSPTTKEKICVKKLSFKVQGSTQQDCVFTKNFSDTALHVAWTGTLNVEGCTDCCKRWYFTFNDAECSAPLPIDGIAYLGWAKSQSTYRVRHIEGHCNNIHKGRVRLGFWVGNCPSYGNADAYTGWGSVSRIFVEEVAKPQA; from the exons ATGTCATGGGAGGCCATCATTGGCATTTACAGCGTATACTGTTCCATGGAGCTCAAGTTACCTTTAATAGACGAATTCACGTttttgagtgcatcatgg CAATCCTCGTCGATTTGCCGTTGTGGTATTCCCGGCATGCATGGCAAGCCTGGGTCCCCAGGATTCCCCGGCCGCGATGGACGAGACGGCCGTGACGGACCAAAAGGGGATCAGG taagcccaacaaccaaagaaaagatttgtgtgaagaaattgtcatttaaaGTGCAAGGCTCAACACAGCAG GATTGCGTGTTCACCAAGAACTTCTCTGATACAGCTCTTCATGTGGCCTGGACTGGTACTCTTAACGTTGAAGGCTGCACTGATTGCTGTAAACGCTGGTACTTCACCTTCAACGATGCTGAATGTTCAGCTCCCCTCCCTATTGATGGTATTGCGTACTTAGGTTGGGCAAAATCTCAGAGTACTTATcgcgtccgccatattgaaggGCACTGCAACAACATTCACAAGGGAAGGGTGCGCTTGGGATTCTGGGTCGGCAATTGTCCTAGCTATGGAAATGCTGATGCCTACACAGGTTGGGGTTCAGTGTCCCGGATCTTTGTAGAGGAAGTTGCTAAACCTCAAGCTTAG